A single Denticeps clupeoides chromosome 7, fDenClu1.1, whole genome shotgun sequence DNA region contains:
- the LOC114793843 gene encoding hemicentin-2-like → MQKSLLGWTLFLALLERSVLCPIRISPQVLVVEYGSVAHANCSALEKHQGMGWESTHGSVGVTPGVSFLLWTVEQLKTWDITPQCFINLAAGDQCSQDLHVVVYKPPDNVSIVPVGPMDEGKTYSISCDIRNVAPAQNFTTKWYNGQTLLFEDELKVFSKDDKKTQNATSKIQVTPSRADDGKQYRCVVQLDLGREGPQPPPNVSSQAMAITVHYSPFLLRPEEEIVMISQGAEATLNCTAVGNPPPGYTWTSSTSEGSKSDQKGLLRSSEPGNYTCTASNKIGSVKKLFIIKHHDRTVFWAIIGGFLGLAVVIVATYGCQAGPSRNSTHCSARIFNRAERSPVRMDRKILTLFLIFGSFCTALSGDSCSLELKPSRVVVRFGEPVSVSCVATRPVRVLGWESAIGAAHTQHDLSVQWKVDSLIDWIEEPICYGVFFTAPRQCEEKLNLVLYKSPDSVTISLNHTSTMVEGKEYQLLCDVQNIAPVQYLTLRWFRAAVEVYNHSFSDLTPSMPVQVSSTLLITPSVADNGVQYRCVAELELGAEGPHPPPRVTSQPLDIVLHYPPSFSVPDDETLELGEGGEHTLNCTAVGNPAPIYTWTSPPSQAKMEEQPLFTSSALLPGVYTCTASNILGKKSKRFIIKAKP, encoded by the exons ATGCAAAAATCACTGCTGGGCTGGACGCTTTTTCTTGCTTTGCTGGAACGTTCAG TTCTGTGCCCGATCAGGATCAGTCCGCAAGTGCTGGTGGTGGAATATGGATCGGTGGCACACGCGAACTGCAGCGCTTTGGAGAAACATCAAGGAATGGGCTGGGAGTCGACGCATGGGTCGGTTGGGGTGACCCCGGGAGTGAGTTTCCTCCTCTGGACGGTGGAACAGCTGAAGACGTGGGACATCACCCCCCAGTGCTTCATCAACCTTGCTGCTGGAGATCAGTGTTCTCAGGATCTCCACGTTGTGGTCTACA AACCTCCAGACAACGTGTCCATCGTTCCCGTGGGACCCATGGATGAAGGCAAGACGTATTCCATTTCATGTGACATCAGGAATGTGGCCCCTGCTCAGAACTTCACAACCAAATGGTACAATGGACAGACTTTGCTCTTTGAAGATGAGTTGAAGGTGTTCTCCAAAGATgataaaaaaacccaaaacgcCACCTCCAAAATCCAAGTGACTCCGAGCAGAGCTGACGACGGTAAACAGTACCGGTGCGTGGTTCAACTGGATTTGGGAAGGGAGGGTCCTCAGCCCCCGCCAAACGTGTCTTCGCAAGCAATGGCCATTACTGTACACT ATTCACCTTTTCTTCTACGTCCTGAGGAAGAGATTGTGATGATATCGCAGGGGGCTGAGGCCACATTAAACTGCACAGCAGTAGGAAATCCCCCTCCAGGCTATACCTGGACCTCCTCTACATCTGAGGGGAGCAAAAGTGACCAGAAAGGTCTCCTCAGATCTTCAGAGCCTGGCAACTACACGTGCACTGCGTCCAACAAGATAGGGAGTGTGAAGAAGCTGTTCATCATCAAACATCATG ATCGCACCGTGTTCTGGGCCATCATTGGAGGCTTCTTGGGTTTGGCTGTGGTTATTGTTGCCACTTATG GTTGCCAAGCAGGACCCAGTCGGAATTccacccactgctcagcaagaaTCTTTAACAGAGCGGAGCGAAGCCCTGTCAGGATGGACAGAAAAATTTTGACTTTATTTCTCATCTTCGGTTCCTTCTGCACAG CCCTGTCAGGTGACAGCTGCTCCTTGGAGCTGAAGCCGTCCAGGGTGGTGGTGAGATTTGGGGAGCCTGTGTCGGTCAGCTGTGTGGCCACTCGCCCGGTGCGGGTGCTTGGCTGGGAATCAGCCATTGGCGCGGCCCACACACAGCACGACCTGTCCGTTCAGTGGAAAGTGGACAGTCTGATCGACTGGATAGAGGAACCCATCTGTTACGGAGTGTTTTTCACAGCGCCCAGACAATGTGAGGAGAAGCTCAACCTTGTCCTATACA AGAGTCCGGACAGTGTCACTATCAGCTTGAACCACACAAGCACCATGGTGGAAGGGAAGGAATACCAGCTTCTCTGTGATGTCCAAAACATTGCGCCCGTACAATATCTCACCCTGCGGTGGTTCAGGGCTGCTGTGGAGGTCTACAACCACTCCTTCTCAGACCTCACCCCTTCAATGCCAGTCCAGGTGTCCTCCACCCTCCTGATCACCCCAAGTGTAGCAGACAATGGAGTCCAGTACCGGTGTGTGGCGGAGCTGGAGTTGGGAGCAGAGGgtccccacccccctcctcGAGTCACATCACAGCCGCTTGATATTGTGTTACACT ACCCGCCATCTTTCTCAGTGCCCGATGATGAGACTCTGGAGCTTGGTGAAGGCGGTGAGCACACGTTAAACTGCACTGCTGTTGGTAACCCTGCTCCCATCTACACCTGGACTTCACCACCATCTCAGGCAAAGATGGAGGAGCAGCCACTCTTCACGTCTTCTGCCCTGCTGCCGGGAGTCTACACCTGCACTGCCTCCAATATACTGGGCAAGAAGAGCAAGCGGTTCATCATTAAAGCCAAACCCTAG